A stretch of Candidatus Poribacteria bacterium DNA encodes these proteins:
- a CDS encoding putative DNA binding domain-containing protein, with amino-acid sequence MSKEELLELLDRLRKVGVDLREVEVKRAEKRLPRRIWETLSAFANSAGGGILIFGVDEGSNFDIIGVEDPAKFQADLASMCDNMEPPLRPVIDTHEIEGRRVVVAEIPEVPLEQKPCFYRPVGLPYGAYIRVADGDRRLTDYEIHLYLSWRQRPRYDREPVVDKTASDLNPDLLQSFLDHLRSRKPDAPYSDWDDERILRTFGVVVAQNGRLVPTLAGYLCFADFPQDEFPGLHLTVVRYPTLRPGEAGPQGERLLDNVKIEGNFVEMVLRGVQAVRRDMQVRTVVRGLFREEVPEYPLEFLREVIVNALAHRDYSPQSRGTPVQVRLFPDRIEVENPGGLFGPVTEDRLGEPGLMATRNETLMRILEDLPAEPGRTLCENRGTGIVTMLEALRQTGLQPPRFEDLRTTFKVTANNAGLLDEKTLDWLNQLRNIPLSDTQRIALVYARRNGRITHSDYRRLHPSMDPASITRELSDLVRKGLLEQHGTRRWTVYTLSSPAESPVSPERFSKREGILRLLAQEGELSTSEIADRLGLKETVVRYWLRRLRQEGMVEPTTDSVKSPRVRYRLVSVDRKETSHQNFPGK; translated from the coding sequence ATGAGCAAAGAGGAACTCTTGGAACTACTGGACAGATTAAGAAAGGTAGGTGTGGACTTACGGGAGGTCGAGGTCAAGAGAGCGGAAAAGCGATTACCCAGGCGTATCTGGGAGACCTTGTCCGCTTTCGCTAATTCCGCCGGTGGAGGAATCTTGATCTTCGGTGTAGATGAGGGAAGCAACTTCGATATCATCGGCGTGGAAGATCCCGCCAAATTCCAAGCTGATTTAGCCTCAATGTGTGATAATATGGAACCACCTTTACGCCCTGTGATTGACACTCACGAAATAGAAGGTAGGCGGGTGGTAGTGGCGGAGATACCGGAAGTGCCGTTGGAGCAAAAGCCCTGTTTTTACCGTCCTGTCGGCCTTCCCTACGGAGCTTACATCCGGGTTGCTGATGGCGATCGGCGGTTAACGGATTATGAGATTCATCTGTACCTTTCCTGGCGGCAACGGCCACGCTATGATCGAGAACCTGTTGTCGACAAGACCGCTTCAGACCTGAATCCTGATTTACTCCAGTCTTTCCTTGATCATCTTCGTAGCCGTAAACCTGACGCCCCGTATAGCGATTGGGATGATGAGAGGATCTTGCGTACATTCGGTGTCGTTGTAGCACAAAACGGGAGGCTTGTCCCTACGCTTGCGGGTTACCTCTGTTTTGCCGATTTCCCTCAGGATGAGTTTCCTGGTCTTCACCTGACAGTTGTACGATATCCGACCCTTCGTCCCGGCGAGGCGGGCCCTCAAGGAGAACGCCTCCTAGATAACGTCAAAATTGAAGGCAACTTCGTGGAGATGGTGCTGCGAGGGGTCCAGGCTGTTCGGAGAGATATGCAGGTTCGAACGGTTGTTCGAGGGCTTTTTCGGGAAGAGGTTCCGGAATACCCGTTGGAATTTCTCAGAGAGGTTATCGTCAATGCCTTAGCTCATCGTGACTACTCGCCGCAATCGAGGGGCACCCCTGTTCAAGTTCGTCTTTTCCCCGATCGGATAGAGGTGGAGAACCCAGGTGGATTATTCGGGCCGGTTACGGAAGACCGCCTGGGCGAGCCAGGACTCATGGCGACCAGAAACGAAACCTTAATGCGCATCTTGGAGGATCTGCCCGCGGAGCCAGGACGGACCCTATGCGAAAACAGAGGAACAGGGATCGTTACGATGCTGGAAGCTTTAAGGCAGACGGGGCTTCAACCACCTCGGTTTGAGGATCTTCGCACCACTTTCAAGGTCACCGCTAACAATGCGGGCCTGTTAGATGAGAAAACACTCGACTGGCTCAATCAACTCAGGAATATACCGCTCTCCGATACGCAAAGGATCGCCCTCGTTTATGCCCGTCGAAACGGCCGAATCACCCACTCTGATTATCGCCGCCTTCATCCCTCTATGGACCCCGCCTCCATCACCCGTGAACTGTCTGATCTCGTTCGCAAAGGGTTATTAGAGCAACATGGCACTCGCCGATGGACCGTTTATACCTTATCTTCCCCCGCGGAATCTCCAGTTTCCCCCGAAAGATTTTCAAAGCGTGAGGGTATTCTCCGGTTACTGGCGCAGGAGGGAGAGTTGAGCACGAGCGAGATAGCGGATCGTCTTGGATTAAAAGAGACGGTGGTGCGGTACTGGCTTCGACGTCTACGTCAGGAAGGGATGGTGGAGCCAACCACGGATAGCGTTAAAAGCCCAAGGGTGCGATATCGTCTGGTTTCCGTGGATCGAAAGGAAACCTCCCACCAAAATTTCCCTGGGAAATGA